Within the Telopea speciosissima isolate NSW1024214 ecotype Mountain lineage chromosome 4, Tspe_v1, whole genome shotgun sequence genome, the region TAGCCGATCTTCTTGCTGAGCTCTTTACCAGCGTCTGTGGCGAGTTGGAGCTTCATCTGATCCAGTATCGCTGCAGAATTTACCTGGCTTTGGTTTGACATGGTTGGTTGTTGGCTTTCTGGTAGGAGGATGGATTAAGGTCCAGGGCAACACCATTTGGCTTTTTGTTATCGGTACTGGTTTTTATAGGTAACTTGtgatagagatagagagagttGAAATTAAGGGAGGAGGTGTGAGCGTGACTGTGCGGGCGATGAACCCAATGAACCGATGAAACAGTGTCATGACCTCAGCACCAACGCATAAAGGAAACGTTGGAGCTCTCTGGTATCATTCATTCTTACTGCCTTGTACGTCACTGTGAAGTCTTTACTTGATATGGGAAGAATTAgggctttttttttgggacttcACTTGGAGAAAGCCTTGGTCTTGGAGAATATTAAAAAGCACTCAATTTCTTCCTTTGGGTAATTTGGCACTTACACTTGAAGTTGACATTAACAAGGATTTATggatcttacccaaaaaaaaaccaaggatTTATGGAGAGTATAGTTATCAGctagagaagtagaagaaactTTTTATGGCAAAACATAAAGAGATCATTAGTTAGGAGAACTACTCTCAGCCTGCAATTAATGATCCATCAGACAGATCTCAAAGCTTCAGAGTTTGCCAAGCTTTGGCCATTAGCTGATACATTCTGTAAGGCtaattaaggctgtgtttggtatgcattcttggaatgtattctaggtcaattttgcattctcagatgataaaaacaactatttttatcctCCAAGAATGCAGAATTGActtaaaatgcataccaaacactgcctaagtTTCATACTTCAAGGCAAACCACACAAACCATGTGACCCTCTTCTCATGCATCCTACGAAACTAAACAGGTCAAAATGTTGCCTCTGAATCAATCTTACAGGAAGAATCACATAGGATCTGCTCTCCCATACTCTATATTCATCCACCATGTTATTGGAAAGTGATTATGTTGCCCATCCAGTGTCCATGTGGCTTCCTATTATATCCCTAAAAAGAATGATAATAAACATCTGATAAGTCTTCTTCGTAATCAAGGTAAACGAAGACTGCTTATACATACATctaaaacacacacacacacaagctcAATCCTTGATTTCATCTACTGCACATTCTCGAAGGATTAGCAGGCAACTCTGCTGCTACATCTGAGTTTGAGATAtatcaaggtttaaaaacaggtgcaaaagtttggGATTGGGTTTTGAAGGTGTGGGAATGGGGACTAATTGGTGTTGTTCAGTCCGGATCCCTTTGTTCGTCACGTCACAAATTTACGGAGTGAATCAGGGAGAGAAAATGGCATGGCTTCCACCAAGAAGGAATCGATTGCAAGAATAAATTGTTATACAATGACAAAGCAACTCTTATCTTTCATTAGATACAGATAAAATAAAACTTGCTTATACATCTAAAATCAGTGTATTGCAATAAAGAGTATGTCCCAAACAGGCTTTCCATCATTAAGTCCTATAAAGAGAATACAATAACAGGACAATAACAACCCAATCCCCATAGATGGAAATGTCAAACTAAATTAGGCAACATAAAAAATCCACGAAATAGCGTTCTGTCAAGCTTTCCGGTGCCAGGTACTACAGAAAAAGCGTGCAACGATGATTACCGACTACGTACAAGGACCTTCAACATCAAAGATTTAAAACCCATATGAAGTTTTCCCCATCACCCTGATGAACTCATCAGCATTGATTTCACCATCACCTGCATATTTCATCATCGTATAAACCATTACATACAAGTGATCTACTATATGGTTGTGATACAGAGAAAGATTGCCACACAATAACAAAACTAGCATTCCAATCAAGGATCACAGGATTAGCATTGGAATCCAGCTTGTTCACAGCCGACATTCCATACCAATCCTTAAAATCATGATTCCAACTGATACAATTTGCTTATTCATTTATTTGTCTATTACAAGAGGCTGCAACTCAAGCTGATTGCAGTGATTTAGTCCAGAAATCATTGATTTTTATAAACACCCATGTTATCCTCCCAGATGACTTCATTATATGCTAACACAACATCCTTGAAGCTGACACAACTATCGTAGGGGCTCCCAAGCCATGAATAGTGCGGACACAAAATTCACATGCAGACAGCTTAGGGAAGATTCATGAGCAAAAGGGTGCAATTTCATGAATTCTTGATACAGCAACAATGGTGAGATAAAGCCTCAACGATGAACTAATGAAAAATGATACGTCCACTACTAATTTAATGTTTTGTTCCATCAAACTCATGTCACAAAGTAGTGCATCCATTCAAGACTGGTCTAATAAGTCCAAAATAGACGAGGTGGTCCAAAAGCCTGTTTAAACACTTTCAGGTAATTTTCATAAAATGCTTTTCACACATGAATAAAATTTCAACAAAGGTTGTCCAAGATTTCAGTAGAATACTTAATCGTTCATggagagggtgggccttggtgcaacggtaaggttgctccatcgTGACCAAgaggtcacaggttcgagtctggaaccagcctctctgcaaaagcaggggtaaggctgcagaccccgcagtagcgggagccctgtgcactgggtacgccctttatttAATCGTTCATGGAAAAGGGAATTGTCatcttgaaatttgaaatggaAACAGGTCACATCAAATTAGTATCATGAGACAACACTTGTAAATGCCACGTGGCTTGAAGCGATACTGAAAGGCACTATGAATTGTGACAGAATACAACACTTCAGAATTTTGATCATGAACTGTAGAAATTATTCAAACCACTTATCTTCATGGGGCGCATTGTTATTTTTGAATAATAAGCATTAATTGTTGTCTCAGTGAGTCCAcaaggaggtctcgagttcgagtctcctggctggtaccttaCCCCCTCCCCaggtcacccccccccccccctatagataaatatatatatatatatatatatatatatataatatatatatatataagctcccaatcccccccctccaaaaacaaaaaccatgTCACAGGCAATCATCCTTAGCTTGACAGGTAAATGTAATTAGATCTTTACAATTCCGTAAAATAGCATGCAATTTTGATCTCAAGCACAACAGAAGAAATGCGTATAATACATCACTTATGCGGAAAAGGCTAACTTACGATCAAGGTCTGCTTCATCAATCATATTTTGAATCTCTCTGTCGCTAAACTTCTCACCCAAATCCTTTGCAATACGCTGAATATCACTAGCAGATATCTTTCCCTGAATACACATTAAATAAGAGTTAGTTATCAACAGGAAAGAACAAGCTGACTCGAGATAATGGATACTTCACATTATTATCTTGGTCAATTATGCGAAAAGCTTTCATGAGCTCCTCCTTGGTATCCCTTTCTCCAATCTTGGCATTCATCATGTGCAcaaattcatcaaaatcaattgcACCACTGCCATCCTTGTCGACATCTGCAATCATTTGATTGATTTGCTGAACAACAGATGGTACTACCATTAGCCATGCAATCAAAGTGTACCAAAATAGAGAGGAAAACATCACGGTAAGATATGGAGATATGAAGAGATTAGCCATTAACAAGAAGAAACTTATGCAGATCTAGGCCTAAAATCTTATAGTTTTACTTTGTGTTAAAAAATGTAAACCAACGCATCTGTTAAGAATTTCTAGTGGTAGTATGAAGCTCCTTCCATTCCACATGTTAAGACGTTTTAAGTAATAATCAACACTAAAGCAGCCGAATATAATGCAATATGAAGACAAATAACTCTATATACATTATACAAACTGGAAATAATTCAGACCATGTTAATGCAACCTGAGCTCCCAAAACCCTACTTTTgtgggattgagctcctctccagggagcccagcacgcccagggagcatccagcGAGGAGCAAGTTAAATTTGTGTTGATAGTATTTTTGAGACATTGCCTGTCATTAATATCCTACAACTTCCAGAGGCTGAAACTGAAGGGGACAACCTAATCCCATCGAAAGTTTGTGACACTTGTGGAAGTACGGCATGGGACGAATTGATTTTCTTTGTGGCAAGTGCAACCAGGGAACAGAACACATTTCTTGCATGCACCAGAATTTTGTCGACACTCACGCCAGAAGTTTGGGCCCATGGTATTATAATGCCTCTAATTAACAAATACAAATCTAAAACGTTGATCTTAAGATCAAACTTTATCATACACATCTGATCTTGCCCATGCATTATTCCCTCCTTGTTTGAAAAAACTTGCCCTCGAGTTTTGTAGTACAGGAGGATCTCCGATGCATGATGAGCAATCATTCCTGGGACCCAATGAAACCAACGATCCAACAGTATGCAATCAGCGATGAAGAGCCTGTTGTTGAAGTCGCAATGTGGAAGCACAAATTTAACTGGTTCGATCAAAAGATTAACCAGTGTTTGTTCCTCCATGGGTGGTTCTTCAACGATAAATAGAGCCACTTCGTCTTCCATCATTGGTGGTTCATCTTCTTGCTTTTCCATCCATTGCGTAACGACTGAGATCAGTTTTTCAAAGGAAGATTTCAAATGATCGGATGCGACCAGCAATTGGTTCTTAAAATCCTTGCATTGTCTCTGAATCTCTTTGTGTAGAAACCAATTCAGTTTAGGGATTCTTTTAATTCCATTCCACAGGGCCTGCCTCACACTGCACCTCTACCGCCTCATTTTACACCACCACTGCCATATGGAGCTGGCTAACCTTTTGACAACACCCCCTATTGAGCTGAAAGAGAGGGGCCAAGTTGGATGTCCTCAATTTCTACGAGGATAACAATCCGGAACAATAGCTCGATTACACTCATAGCTTGGAGATATTCTTCCGATGGTATAGGTTGACTGAGGCCAGAGAGATTTTATTTGTTGAAGCTAAACTGAAGGGTACGACTCGAGTCTGGTGGGTCAAGTACCAACAGCAAAAATTGACTCGAGGTATTGGGTTGGTCAACACCTGGGCTGAACCGGAGATCCTTGCTTGTCTACTACAAATAGTGGATGTACCTCCGGTTCTGTTATTGCAACAGAGTAATATGACCGTTGAGGAGTATGTGGCGAAGTTTTACCACTTAGCCACTAGGTTTGATTTTTGAGTTAGACGAAGAGGTATTAGTTGTGCAGTTTCAGAATGGATTACACTATCATATTAATGCCGGATTGGCTTATAGTCGATTGCCTATGATGGATGACTCTGTACAAGTAGTGTATCAGGTAGAGGAGGACCTGAAATAGCTTGACAATCAAAAGAGCTTCCCAGACACCTCTAAGGGTGATAGTACAAGTAAGCATCCTTCTCAACCAGAGAAGCCATTAAGTAAGCCATAGGTCATCTGTTCTTCTATGGCATCTTCAAGGCCAAATCGCCTTTATACTCCACCTCCTGGGTGTGGTTCTAAAAGACCTCCTTCGAAGCCACAAGCTGAGATACTGTGCTTTACGTGCAAGGGGCATAGTATTTTCCCGCTCAATGTCCTAATCATTTGGTCGTCATTGTTGATAAGGACGCTCTCATGGAAACTGCTTCAGAAGAGAAATGGAAGAATGAAATAGTATATTTGGCGGCAGAACATGAGCCTAGTAAAGGCAGTGATAGCGACAGTGATGGAAAACAACAACAGACTTGCTACGTTCTTCGTCCTCTTTTGGCCGCACAAAATCTTTGAAGAGAGTGATTAGCGTCATAAGTGTCACAACAACATTTTCCAGTTCAAAGGTAAAAGTGCAACGACATTTTGTGCACTTTGGTGATTGACAATGGTAGTTGTACCATCACTTCTGAATATGCTGTTTGCAAGCTCGCGTTGAAGACAAAGCCACATCCCAATCCCTACAAGGTTGCTTGGGTGAACAAGCACTAATCTCAAAATCAATGATGGATGTTTGCTCACATATTCCATTGGTGGGTTGGTAGATATGGTCATGGAATAAAAACTCGACTGAAACCTGTCGAAActaccgagttaactcggtttcctaGGTTTCTGAGATGAGTTGAAGggagattttataaaatccttggattcgatcgggtttcgatggtttcgactagtttcgaccatatttcggtggtttcgacacatatgcccatcaaAACTAGgagaaacttggctcgaaactaggacagacaagtatttatgccagaaaccaggacagacactcagttatgtctaatatcaattaagtaaatgattttgtatttgtatttcatttacttaagatattattcataaataagcaaatacccccctatttgaatccaataaaaatagttaaaaaatcaaatttcaaaaaggaaaaaaaagtccccccagttcaagaacaaaaactggattttcgacggtatgtgcaattttcaactttctaatgctggggtttttctcaaatctaaaaatttcataaatcctaatatggtaaaacattgctaaaaaccaaaagtgcggtaaaatattcatttgttttgatttccaaaaaaatattttcattcaaagcgattttgacaacatttgcacacaccaaattaagtttgaccggtagataactccttcaatataaatcagatttaagcaaccttggacttattggaaagctatcaaaacaaagctttctaacaaatccaagattacttaaatctcatttatattgaagaagttatgttccggtcaaaccttatttgataccatgtccaagaacaatatacagtatcaaacttggatcaaaaccacaagtaatatttttaatgttctctatgtgaaactaatgcatggatttagtataaaatgtcaaaaataggcagcacaacaagaatcagggcaaaaaaacaacttctgggcctcgaaaccaaggttcgagttagcttggagaaagtcccaagtttcgactaagatatggtcgaaaccaagacgaactcgttttctggctggtcaaaacctagtcgaaacccgagttttagaaccttggataCGATACAGTGTGACATTCTACCTTCGAAGGTTTGTCACATTCTTCTTGGGCAACCGTTGCTATTCGACAAAAAGGTGCAGTACTgtaggtataaaaatacctattctTTTAAGCGCGGTGGCCTAGAAATGAAGCTTCTTCCTGTGATGGATCTCCCAACCATTAAGCTCAAGCAAACAGTGGGATCGATCCTTCTCAGCAAGTTGACCCAGATGGTATCCTTAGCACTCATCGAAACTCGACGGAGTCAAGTTCTTTGCGGAGGGGAAGAATTGATGTAGTTGCATGTGCATGGCTAGACCAGTATGACCCAAACTGGAAACCAAACTGAGTGGAACCAGAACTAAACGAGGCTTTTGCTCCAATAAGGGTTCGTTTTTGTTATTCTTgtaatttgaattatttttattttgggattgGATACGTAGGAGAATTTGTTtcagttttcccttctttgagTCAACTTCAGTCTTGAAAAGCCAATATATGTAACAGATTGATGAAGATTGAACACAGTTGAATATCGAATGAAATTTAGAATTTTCCTCACGTTCTCCCAGTGTGAGTTGCTTGCGTGTTCTGCTCGTCGGAATCGGTTGACGATTACTACCTGCCTTCTGTtgatctctttccccatctcaGGTGcaatttttcttctcatttttttcttcttcttgattccttattcttctttctttctttctttcattattctATTTACCTCTATACTCGATACTGTTAACATCACTAGGCTGAAAAAGAGTACATCGATCTCCTTCATATTCAGTCCTCTCTAATAGAAATTCTGGGGTTAGAATCACTACTCTAGGGCAACCTAAACTCCTGCTGTGAGATTAAAATCTGCAAATAGGGTTTAATCTCTCTCTTCCGCCAGACCATGAATCAAAAAAATTCTACTCGATCTCAGGCTGCTGGGCCGGGTGTTTGTCAAATCGAATCTAGAGGTCTGAGGGTTGGAAATCTTACCCTCAAATCTCACCATCACCGAACTCTTCCTGAGAGAGATCTCCTCATCTGAAACCAAATCTCTCTTTTGCCTTCACTGTTATTTatcgagaagaagaagaatcaaactTCTTCTATTTACAATTAAGGCCATACTTTGGTAATTGTTAAAATGCCTTTCTTTCTTGAAATTGATTCTGTTTATTCCCACTCTTATTCAAATTTCCAGAAAAGCCATTCTCTTCTAAATTTATTTACCGATTGGTCCTTGTGCCTATTTGCTTTAGCCAATGGGATTCTTAACattattttgagtttatttcagCTTGGTGGGGCCATAGCGACACAAaagggatccggctcctctccagggagctcagcgcccagggagtgcctagggggcatccaagggttgggctgtgccgcacacatctcggacCTCTCGGcgcacgcctagggatgtgtgtggcacactAATCACCTccattcaaagccatacttctAACTAGTCCaaagttatgcatgtctttcctcaacATTTCTCCTAGTGCCGTTTTAGGCCCCCGAGCTCTTTTAGCAACTCCAatctgaatcatatcactcctccttatcgGTGCATTCAATGGTTTATGTTGCACATGTCAATGCCACCTCAAGCAACTTGCTCTCAACTTATCATGcatcggagctactcctaaaatagtaatttgttcattccttcttttatcttttctagttttaccatttgttcatctcaacatccttacttttatcttttctagctTCAGCCAAGATGAAGATGCATCACAATAGGTCAGAGACAATATTCCAAGAACTTTGACTAGAGgtccaaaaagagaaagaaaagcagGGAAGTTTAAGAGAAACATAATTAAGAACTGAAGATTCTTGAACTTCGTATGAAATcgcctcctttttttttttgtgaatgcAAAAAGTAAAAAACTTTGGAATCTGAATAACAGAACTCATAAGCAAAAATAAATTTGTTGCTATGAGGCCTACAAAACACCAATGTGTTCACAGAGGAATGCCAATCAATTAGTAAATATCAATCAAGTCTGCAAAAGACACTGGCATCCTAAGGATCCGAAACTTCAGCAAGGATCTGCACAATACTATAGCAGACACACAGAAACTAACTGAGCAGAAACTAATACCTCATCTGTCATCTCAAATCCCAAGGATCTGCACAGAAGTCATTTCAGTGTCAATTTTTGCATGACTGATAATTAACAGTTTAGGCATGTTTGATGAAAGCATTACTACCTCATTGCAACATTCAACTCTTTGGCGTCAATGGTACCTAGCAGGTTAAAAACAATAAATTAattcaaacaaagaaaagaaaagaaaagaaaagaaaacatatgCACATGCATGTGCACACTTATAAGATAATACACGATGTTGACCTGAGCCATCAGTATCAAATAGCTCAAATGCTTCCTTTATCTCTTGCCTCTTCTGTTGAGTTAAACCATGATGGCGCCCTTTAGGTTTCTCCCTCCTAGATTGCCCCCTGTAAAGGCTTGCCTGACAAAGAAATGTGCAAAAGTTCATAGGAGAAACTTCTATTCACCAAAGAATGTCTCTCAAAGTTGACAATACTTATCTTTATAGATATTTTGAAACAGTATTTGGTCAGAAAACAAGTAAAAGAAATTAACTATATacaaaagagagattttagaAACATATATACGCATAAAACTAGTACAAGTAGCcctatttttgtaatttccaAATTCAACCTGGGGACCTACTCCCTGTGACCTGATTGAAATTATCACATGATTTCAATTCATAACCTCCCTTGCATATCCTCATTTGGAGTAATATCCCTATTAAACCCAGACAAAAGATACTCCCTCTGTCCTAGAGACTGTCCTGATTGggaaaaaacatattttaaggAGGTGGTTGTTGATGCATTAGTCACCAACTAATTTCAAACCTTGTTTCCAAGATCACCCCTATTAGTTTGGTCTATGTAACATAGGGAAACAATCATGACAAGTGCATAAAATAGATGCGTGGATGAACAAATAGGGGAGTTATGGGAAATCCAACAGAGCAGCATATGttagtgatgcagatttatcaccaatctgggcttcttttattaggaataagtctagggttgggttacataaatgttgggcctttgatctcatgggtttctaatgtaataggccacttttatgggcctaaaatatgggtaaataggttgcatacgggattagctcccatacttagttttattttcatacttagctttttatttggtgttttaaattgaaccggttcaaccaatggttcaatttaagtgattttattagtttttgttttagttgtttagttgggctggattaggactttattttgagtctatttcaatttcctaatcagtttaagttagctaataggttaaagattgggttaggccattcctttttagtgtctaagtctatttttgaatcttctatataagtttgtgagggaggccagcattgaatacgaatttgattaataaaaattagctttatgcttgctgcctttgttgctgcctttgctccatcgtgagtgtgccttgtgagtaatatcaaggttgaagggattggtggatcttcaatcgactccttgcatcgtgaagatcgggagaccccactgttcatcttcaaagctgctaccattgaagacctgcaacaagtaagaaattctgcaactattcttcttccttctagaaggtcacatacaaggtgatttttgagatctaccaaaccagccatccgattgaactcagattttcaccatacctctattaaccctaatttgggaagtgattcaaatttgacctaattcctgtggcctgatttgaatatattctcatatttcccattctgcccctacctccattaaaacacagtttcagaccttcaaccatactcgattctgatttcatgctcagaataagtagttgatttcatgacatgataattctgaaattagtaaCCAAATCatatctctaaaccctagaatccccttctcctacctccattaggaattgtctcaaataaccttatcttgctgcccaactcacctaacctacttccattcattcaaacatcataaaacctataccattagacttccctacacctgcccatcattactatataagacaactctaacctaaacctaactttaaccctaattttgacctaaaactcaaGTTTCACCCATTCGGATGACCTGTTCATATTAGATCCTGGTTgaactggctcctagtaggtctcctacctatctaggactacattaaagtggtatcaaagccatggatgagCATGGCCAGCCCATTACCTCTGTCTCCATCGACTCTTTGAACAAAATTCTGGAGAAGCTTCAACAGTTTCATGCTGGTCAAAGGGCTATAAGTGAAACATTGCAGCGAATTGAGCAACACCAAACTATTCCAGTAAGGAACAACAACATTCCCCTAGAAAAGGACAAATATCAAGTCAATTCGGTAGCACAAAGAGCCCCAAGAACAGATCAATACAAAGAAGACAGCGATTACAGGGATCGACGTAGGCATGATAGAGATCATAGTGAAGATAGGAACAGAGGATACAAAGATTACAGGAGACGCCATAGACCTCCAGAGGCATATGAGTTGAGAGACTATGATGGCCGACCAGATCCATAGGTATTTTGTGATTGGTTAGctgctttagatgattattttaattggtatgatttgcctgAGCATAGGAAAATGAGACTAGCACATACCAAGCTAGTGGGACCAGCACATAATTGGTGGAGAACCCAGATGGATTATCCTGACTACCGTGGTAGAGAACCTGTTACATGggcagagatgaaagaagatctgagtaagaaatatttcccaCGGACGTtcagagctctacaacaaggtaATTTAAATTCCCATTGACAACATCACCATCAAAAGGCCTTCAAATctgaagacaacttgaagcctccatcaatgagattccgtttgcaagttgaagagtgttGGAAATCTGACATCACCAGTGTTAAATCAGTGGTTGAATACAAATGTACATTGCCAACAGAAATTGAGAGAGCACAAGTTGAAGACAAAGCTGAAGTGATcacagtgaattgtgatgaaaagaaagagacaatgcctggagcttcaaagatggaaagtcaacatgcagaagattctactgaagaggtctaccttgaagaagtcaaagtagacaaagctgaaacagcagaatatgaagaggtggttgagaataTTCCACAGGAGATCAATGATATTTAAGATGTtattcttgaagaggtggagcatgtatctcaagtattagatgagaaggttgctaacactgaagactctatggataggGCATTCACAGTTGGTGTTGATTCAAAGGtagagcacatagagtttgttatgccaccacggttcttcgaagagaaagctccacgccttgaagactatATTCCTAATGTTCCTGCTTTAccggaattctgtttggggatggttaaagctgctgatcacatgttgattccccctcatcactacaaaattcgaggacaaattttttcaagctggggagagtttatgtagatttatcaccaaactgggcttcttttattaggaataagtctagggttgggttacataaatgttgggcctttgatctcatgggtttctaatgtaataggccacttttatgggcctaa harbors:
- the LOC122659972 gene encoding caltractin-like, encoding MASLYRGQSRREKPKGRHHGLTQQKRQEIKEAFELFDTDGSGTIDAKELNVAMRSLGFEMTDEQINQMIADVDKDGSGAIDFDEFVHMMNAKIGERDTKEELMKAFRIIDQDNNGKISASDIQRIAKDLGEKFSDREIQNMIDEADLDRDGEINADEFIRVMGKTSYGF